The sequence TCAATTCCGTTAGCCGCCACTTCGCTTTTGCCGCTTGTTGTTTTCCCATTGACCGGCGCGGTATCGGCCAAATCAATCTCCCAGGCTTACGTTAATTCGACGATCTTTTTGTTTGTCGGCGGTTTCATTATTGCGGTCGCAATGGAAAAGTGGAAACTGCACAAGAGAATTGCGGTTAACATAATCTATTTGCTGGGAAATTCGCCCGGAAAAATTATTTTGGGTTTTATGATAGCTTCGGCGTTTATTTCGATGTGGATTTCGAATACAGCCACGGCGGTAATGCTGCTTCCGATCGGATTGTCTGTAATAAAAAAAGTTGAAGAAGAGAACCAAAATAAAAACGTAAAAAATTTTTCGATAACGTTAATGCTTGCCATTGCGTACTCGTGTTCTATCGGGGGATTGGCCACTCCGATCGGAACCCCGCCGAATCTGGTTTTTCAACGAGTGTTTAAGATTAATTTCCCAAACTACGAACAGATTACTTTTGCCGGATGGATGGCGCTGGTGCTGCCCATTACAATTATACTGCTTGCTTTTGTGTGGTTCCTGCTCAACAAAATAATTTACAGAACTCCATCCGAAATCAATATTGACCGTCAAATAATAAAAAAAGAGAAATTGGAACTCGGCAAATTAAAAAGCGGAGAAAAGTCCGTTCTCTTTGTGTTTATCGCAACTTCTCTGCTCTGGATATTTCGCAGCGATATCAATACGGGCTTGTTTGTAATACCGGGATGGTCGAATCTTATGCCCGCAAGTGATTTTATTGACGACGGTACTGTTGCAATCACAACGGCTCTTTTGCTGTTTATGATTCCGGTTAAGAATTCGAACGGCGGAACCGGATTCGTACTCGAAAGCGACGCGATAAATAAAATACCGTGGGACATTGTGCTTCTCTTCGGAGGCGGATTTGCTCTGGCGTACGGATTCGTCGATTCGGGACTGTCTGAGTTAATCGGTAAACAATTTGTATCCTTAAAAGAACTAAACCCGTTTTATCTTATCTTGTCGATTTGTTTGATTGTTACATTCTTAACGGAGTTAACATCCAATACGGCGACGGCGCAAATTTTATTGCCTATACTTGCGTCTTTGTCGCTCGAATTGAATATTAATCCGATGTTGTTAATGGCGCCGGCTACGTTTTCGGCATCTTGCGCTTTTATGCTGCCCGTAGCCACGCCTCCGAACGCTATTGTGTTCGGCAGCCGTAAACTGAGAATAAAAAAAATGGCTTTACCGGGCGTTATAATTAATTTTACAGGAGCCGCCGTAATTACTATAATTGTAATGATGAATTTTTTATAAAAAACGAAAGGAGGGAAAATGGCTTATTTTAATTCGAAAGTTGTAAATTACTCTTTTGAGGACGCGGAAAATAAAATCAAAGAACTTTTGCAAAAAGAAGGTTTCGGCGTGTTGACTGAAATAAACGTTAAAGATACTTTAAAAAAAAAGCTCGATGTCGATTTTAGAAATTATAAGATATTCGGCGCCTGCAATCCACCTCTTGCTTATAAAGCCCTGCTGATGGAAGAGAATATCGGAGTGCTGCTTCCCTGTAACGTAATACTTCAGGAAAAACACGACGGCACGGTTCAGGTGAGCGCCGTCAATCCGATGGAGTCGATGCAGGCTGTAAAAAATTCCGCTCTGTCGGAAGTGGCGTCCGAAGTGTCAAAAAAGCTGGAAAGATTCCTTTCCTCTTTATAGTAGAATTATTTGCCGGTTTTTGTATACTTGTATTATTAATAATAACCGAATAACCATATGAACATACGTAAGTTGAGAGAAACCGCGGACTTTGTATTCGAACAAAAAAGATACGACGAGGCTTTTTATATCTACGACGCCATTTACAAAAATGTATGGACGGCTATCGGCACTACGCATTCCGCTCTGTCGGGGTTTTCACAGAATTATTTGAATTCCAGCTTCAAAGCCTCTTATGAATTCAAGAATATGTTCGTGCCTCAGGCGGTCGAAAGCGTTTGTAAAAAGTGGTTCGATATGGATACCGACCAAACTCTCAATGAATTAGCCTTTACCACTTACGGTCATCTTCAATGTATCAGCTATTCGCCGGAACTTTCGATAACAATTCCTTCCGACGAAGTTTACAACGAATTTCTTGTTCTTCATACTTTGGTATTGGAAATGGGCTCGGACAGTTGGATAAATTCGCTGTTGAAAATTGTTACGCCTGTTGTAGAAAACAATAAACTGATTAAACTGAGACCCAATTTGAAAATTGACAAAGTAAAGCAAAACATTATAGAAAATTCGGCAAGAATCAAAGACACCGACTGGTATAACGTCAACTTGTTTATGCTCGATTATCTTTTCAATATAGGCGATAACAGTTCGGAACTTTTCACTTCGGTAAATGATATTGTCGGTTTTTATTTCCGGCAAAGGACTCACAGAAAGTCTTCCAGGAAAGAGGAAAGAACTTATACGCAATACGAGAAATATGAAAAGTACGAGAAATACGAACGTTTCGAAAAATACGAAAGAAGGACTTCTTCCGATACTGATGATTTTGATGCTACAAAAGCGACCGACTTTGAAAAAGCCAAATATTACGGTAAATTATTGGGATTGTCGGGGAAAGTAACCAAATCGTATATACGTAAGCGTTATCTCGATTTGATTTCCAAATATCATCCCGACAGAGTGAGCGACCTTGGAGACGAGCTTAAAGCGTTGGCAGAGAAAAAAACGAAACAAATCAATGCAGCCTACGAATGGTTCAAACAAAAATATAAACTGTAACTAAAAAAGGGGGAATGAATGCAACGGGTTATTATCTTCTTCTTAATCCTTTTCGTAAGTCTTAACGCACAAAACAAAATTGTAATCAACGCCGATCTGGGCAAGTACAAAATCGATAAAAATATTTACGGACATTTTTCCGAACATCTGGGCAGATGCATATACGACGGATTTTATGTCGGCGACACAAACAAGATTATTCCCAATACCAGAGGTATAAGAAACGACATTGTGAAAGCTCTCAGAAAAATGAAGGTGCCCGTATTGAGATGGCCCGGCGGATGCTTTGCCGATACTTATCACTGGAAAGACGGTATCGGACCTAGATCCGAAAGACCGACAATTGTCAATACCTGGTGGGGCGGAGTAACGGAGGACAACAGTTTCGGCACGCACGAATTTATGGATCTTTGCGAGCAACTCGGAGCCGAACCGTATATTTCCGGCAATGTGGGAAGCGGTACTGTCCGTGAAATGGCGGAGTGGGTCCAATATACGAATTTCGACGGCAGAAGCCCCATGAGCGACCTCCGCAAGAAAAACGGCAGGGAAAAACCGTGGAACGTAAAATATTGGGGCATCGGTAACGAAACCTGGGGCTGCGGCGGGCATATGAGACCAGAATATTATGCCGATATCTACAGGGCTTTTGCTACATATTTGCCCGGCAATTCCAACGTTAAATTATTCAGAATTGCTTCCGGAGCCGCAGGCGACGATTATAACTGGACTGAAGTATTGCTTAAGAATATTCCTTTGAATCTCATCGAAGGTATCGGAGTTCATCACTATGCCGTGATCGATTGGAACGCTAAAGGCTCGGCTACCGATTTTACTGAAGAACAGTATTTCAAAACAATGCAGCAAGCGCTCAGAATGGAAAAAATTGTAAAAGGTCATATTAATATTATGGATAAATACGACCCGCAGAATCGCGTGGCGCTGGCTGTTGACGAATGGGGCGGCTGGTACGACGTAGAACCCGGCACAAATCCCGGCTTTTTATATCAACAGAATACAATGAGAGATGCATTGCTTGCAGGCGCTACATTAAACATTTTCAACAATTACTGCCGCCGCGTTAAGATGGCAAATCTGGCTCAAACGGTAAACGTCCTGCAGGCCGTTGTTTTGACAAAAGAAGAAAAAATAATTCTTACTCCGACCTATCATGTAATGGAAATGTATAATGTTCATCACGACGCAACTATGCTGCCCGTCGATGTAACTTCCGAAAAATATACGGTCGACGGAAAATCTCTCGATGCAATATCTTGTTCGGCTTCGAAAGATGAGAACGGCAAAATTCATATTTCGCTCGTAAATATCGACATTAACAAAAAACATAATATTGTAATCGACCTCAGGGGAACTGAAGTAAGCAAATGCACGGGTAGAATTCTGACGTCCGAAAAAGTGCAGGATCACAATACTTTCGAGAATCCGGAAAAAATTAAGCCCGCCGCTTTCAATGGATTCAAATTAAACGGGAATAAACTCCGGATTGAACTTCCTGCCACTTCGGTTGTCGTGCTTGAGCTGGAATGATGGAATTGATATTTCTAAATATGCTCACACCCGTCTTAAAACGGGTGTGAGCTTTTCTGAAACGGAATATTCGGTTTCGAATTCTTATAACGTTTTGTGAGTTTTGGCTTCTTCCATTAAAACTTTGTATGAGTATCCGTAACCGAAATCTTTGTCGAGGCTAATTCTGCCTTCGAATGTTACAACTTCGCCCGGATTTACATTCTCGTTTGTTGTTATCGTTAAATCGTAATTCCCGTCTTTGTTTGTGCCGTCCTGGATATGAATCCAGTTCTTACCCATTATTCCGGAATTAACTTTAATTACTTTGCCCCTTATTTTAACCGTTTTGTTTTTGAAAGCGTCGGGTTTGGAATAGAGTTCGGCAATCGTTATACCGCCGGGAACTGGCTCTATCTTAACGTCGAGTTTGTCTATTTTGGGTTTCTGAGGTTTTGTAAGAGTCCCCGCGCCGAGTTGCTTTTCAACATAATCGACGAAGAAGATAGTATCGAATACTTTATCGAGTTCGGAGCTTTTGAAATTATTCATTTCCATGTAATTGTTGAAATAAAGAATTTCTCCTTTATTGAATTCGGCTTTCGGAACCGCTATCCAATATTTATTGCCGTTTTCGTCAACGTTAAGATAAGTGTAACTGCTCACCTGTATTACGTCCTCTACTTTGACCGTATGAGCAAATTCTTTTGATTTGTTCGGCTTTTGTTCGGACTGCTCGTTTTTCCCGCATCCGATTGCAACGACTAACAAAAATGCGATTAATAATAATTTATACGATTTCATAATTTCCTTCCGTTTGTTGTTACGAATATATAAAATCTTACGATAAATTTTGCTTATCTTCACATGCGTAAAATTGTACTATTGTAATATAATTTAGAGAAATATGAACAGCGTAATACTCGGAAAGAACGAAGACAGAAGAATTAAAAAAGGCCATCTCTGGATATTCAGCAATGAAATAAAATCCGTGGAAGGATCTCCGGAAAACGGCGAACTTGTACGGATACTGGATGCAAAAAGGAATTATCTTGGTACTGGCTTTTATAACAAGAACTCGTTGATAAGCGTAAGATTTATATCCAAACAAAAAGAAGTCGATTTAACGCAGCTGTTCAAATCGAGAATCTTGAATGCTTTCGCCTACAGAAAAAAAGTATATCCGAACCGGGAGTCCTTCAGATTGATTTTCAGCGAAAGCGATTTGATTCCCGGATTGATAATCGATAAGTACAATAATTCTTACGCGTTGCAGGTCTATTCCGCGGGCATCGAAAAAAATATAAATGTTATTGTCGATATTTTAAAAAAAGAGCTCGGCGCTAAAAACATATTTACGAAAAACGAAGAATATTTCAGAAGACTGGAAGGTTTGCCGGTTGAAGACTATGTTTATGCGGGCGAAATGGAAAAGGAAATTATTGACGACGGTTCGATAAAATACGAAATCGATTTCTCCGACAGCCATAAAACGGGATTTTATTTTGACCAGTGCGACAACAGGCAATATGCGGGTAGGTTTTGCAACGGATTCGAAGCGCTCGATTGTTTCTGCAATTCGGGCGGATTCGGATTGCACGCGGCTTACAATAAATGTAAAAGCATTACGTTTGTAGATTCTTCCGCACGCGAAATCGAAAGAGCGGAACACAATTTCAAATTAAACTCTTTTGCTGCCGAATCGTCTTTTATAGTTGACGATGTGTTTGATTTCCTTAATAAAAAAATTGAAGAAGGCAAAAAGTACGACGTTGTAATAATCGACCCGCCGGCGTTTGCAAAAAATAAGAAAAATCTGCCCGCCGCAATTAAAGGCTACGAAAAGTTAAACGGACTGGCAATGAACGTATTGAAAGACGGCGGAGTTTTGTTTACTTCTTCGTGTTCTTATCACTTGAGGGATTATGAATTTATCAACGTAATTAACAATGCGGCAAATAAGAACGGGCGTTATGCCAGAATAATTTATTTCAATCATGCCTCGCTCGATCATCCTCGTCTCACTTCGATGGAAGAAACAGTTTATCTGAAATTTGCAGGCGTTATACTTGCTTGATTTTGATTAAAGAGATCGGTATCAATGCCATAAATGCAAGAAAAGCTCCGGCATAAAAAACGGCACGAAGACCGCCTAAGCTAAAAGCAATGCCCATCAATGCCGGTCCGATTGTTTGACCGGTTCTGAGAACCATGCCGTTAAAGGACATAAATGCCGCGCGATACTCGAATGGGGTTATACTGCTTAATAATGTCTGGATTGTAGGTAAATTCAATCCCTGACCTACGCCGTATATAATTACCGATATTATGAGAAGCCATAAAGTATAGCCGAGCGATAAAGCAAGAAGGGCAATTCCGTAAAAAATAAAAGAGAGCGTCATTATTTGTTTATATGATAAAGTAGTTGAGAGCTTTCCCAGCCGGGAAGAAACTATTGCCGTTGTAAAAGACATAACGGACATTACAATGCCGATATGAGCCGAGTTAAACTTATACGTTTTGTTTAATAGAAAAGGAAGGTACGTCAGATACGAACCGTATAAAAGTATAAATGTGACAAGACTTACGGAAAAGAGAATTATTGCATTCAAAGATTTAATGCTTTTTAATGCATTTGCGAGATAATCTTTCAGGGTTTGTGATTTTGAATGTTCAGGATTGTTAAGATATATTATTACAATCATCGCCACAGGGATTGCAAACGCAGGAAGAATAAAGACATAATGCCAGCTTATGCTTGCAAGTAAACCGCCAATGAACGGATACGCCGAAGTGGCAACGCTGAGCACGCTTGCATTGTAACCCATCGCCTCGGCTCTTCGACTTCCTTCAAATAAATATCCGATTAACGTAACATTTAAAGAACCTAACGAAGCCGCTCCGACTCCCTGAAAAAATCTTAATATCAACAGATATTCAAATCCGGCAAGGAAAACACAGGCAAATCCCGCTAAGCCGAATAAAAGCAAAGACGGAACGAGCACTTTATTTCTGCCGTAGCGGTCTGCAAGAATTCCGAGTATCGGAGTAAATATTACTCCGGGCAGCGTAAAGAATACGATAAGCAACCCAATTTCTTTGCCGCTCAAGTTGAAATGTCGGGCTATATCGGGGAAGGCGGGAGTAACGCTGGCGACTCCCATTACGGAAATAAGCGTAATGGCGTATATTATCCGCAGATTTTTATTAAGGAATAACTTCATCCGATAATCGGGTAAATTAAATAACAAACATAATAAAATTGAGGGATTATAGAGAGCCGCCCGTAAATGTCATTATACCAAAGTGAAAAAAGCTCCGAATCGTAAGTCGATAAATTCCCGTTGGAGTTCATACAGCGATTGCGCGTCTACTACTGACGTAATAGTAATGAGAATAAATATAAAACAACGGAGATGATTCATCAGTTCGCTACGAATAAAATTGTTTCCCTATGCGTTAATTCAATTGCATCATTAATGAAATTGCGGTTGAAAATATTAATAAAATAATAGGGTCGATACAAATAAATTCGGAGAAAAATAAAATCAAAAAAAAGAGAGCTATTTATCAAAATGATAAAAGCAATAAAGAAAATTATTTTTATTTTTTGCGGGAATAAATTATCAAACTTTCAGGGCATTAATAATAATCAGGGGATAAAAATGAAATACGGACATTTCGACGATCAAAAAAGAGAATATGTAATAACCCGTCCCGATACTCCTTTACCATGGATTAATTATCTGGGGACAGAGCATTACTTCGGTATAATATCGAATACGGCGGGCGGTTACAGTTTTTATCAGGATGCGCGCCTAAGAAGACTAACCAGATACCGCTACAATAATATTCCGATGGACAGCAACGGCAGGTATCTTTATATCAAGGACGGCGATACTGTTTGGAACCCGATGTGGAAGCCGATGAGAGTTCCGCTAGATAAATACGAATGCCGCCACGGACTCGGTTATACAAAAATTACAGGAGAGAAAAACGGGCTAGAAGTATCCGCGCTTTATTTTGTGCCAATAGGAGCGCGGAATGAAGTATGGCACGTAGAAGTTAAAAATAATTCGAATGATAAGAAAAATATAAGAATGTGGAGCTTTGTCGAATGGTGTCTGTGGGAAGCTTACGACGATATGACGAACTTTCAGAGGAATTATTCAACCGGTCAGGTGGAAATTGAAAACGGAACAATCTTTCATATTACCGAATACAGAGAAAGACGCAATCATTACGGATATTTTGCCTGCAGCGAGAAAGTCTCGGGGTATGATTCCAGCAGGGATGCTTTCGTAGGGCTCCATTACGGACTCGACGCGCCGCGAGCCGTTATTGAAGGAGAATGTAGGAACAGTACTGCATACGGTTGGCTTCCGATAGGCGTTCATCAAATCGATATCGAATTAAAACCCGGCGAGTCGAAAAAAATCAATTTCATCCTTGGCTATGCCGAAAATCCTCCTGAAGAAAAATATCTGCCCGACGGCAAAATTAGAAAAGACGAATTCTTTAATGTAAGAGAAAAATTCCTTTCGTCGGAAAATGTTGAAAAATCTTTCGAAGAACTGAAATCATACTGGGATAAACTTCTTTCGGTTTATCACGCCGAAACTGCAAACGAACACGTTAACAGAATGGTAAACGTCTGGAATCAATATCAATGTATGGTAACGTTTAATATGTCGAGGTCGGCGTCGCTTTACGAATCGGGAATCGGTAGAGGAATGGGATACCGCGACAGTAATCAGGACGTTCTGGGCTTTGTCCATATGATTCCCGAACGGGCGCGACAGAGAATACTCGATATAGCATCTACACAGCTTTCTGACGGAACTTGTTATCATCAATACCAGCCTTTGACTAAGAAAGGGAATGCGGATATCGGAGGAGGATTCAACGACGACCCGCTCTGGCTAATCCTGTCCACTTCCGCTTATATCAGAGAAACTGGCGATACGACAATCCTCGATGAAAAAATCGGATACGCAGATAAACCGGATTCGGATGCCACATTAATGGATCATCTCCATCTCTCTTTGAATTATACATTGAATAACAGAGGTCCTCACGGATTGCCACTGATTGGACACGCTGACTGGAACGATTGTCTCAACTTGAATTGTTTTTCGACCACGCCGGGAGAAAGTTTTCAATTGGCGGGACACATCGAAAACGATCGAATAGCCGAATCGGTTATGATTGCCGGTTTATTCTGCAGGGCATGCGAAGAGATGGCGGGCATTCTTAATTTTATTGGTAAGAAAAACGAAGCCGACGATTATAAAAAGAAAGCGGCGGAAATGAGAGATGTAATTTACAAACACGGATGGGACGGCGAATGGTTCCTGCGCGCTTACGATTCTTACGGAGAAAAAGTCGGTTCGAAAGAAAACAAGGAAGGCAAAATATTTATAGAAAGTCAGGGCTGGTCTATTTTAGGCGGTACAGGGCTGGAAAACGGACACGCCTTGAAAGCGCTCGACAGCGTAAAAGAATATCTCGCCACTCCCAACGGAATAATCCTTCAGCAGCCCGCATATTCAACATACTATCCGCATCTGGGAGAAATTAGTTCGTATCCTCCGGGCTATAAAGAGAACGCCGGAATTTTCACGCATAACAACACGTGGATTCAAATTGCGGAAACAATCGTAGGACGGGGCGACCGCGCATTTGAATATTATCTGAGCATTTGCCCTTCCAAAAAAGAAGAGCAGATCGACATTTATCGTTCCGAGCCTTATGTATACAGCCAGATGACAGCCGGAAAAGACGCCCCTACTTACGGAGAGGCAAAAAATTCGTGGTTAACCGGAACAGCCGCCTGGTCTTTCGTATCTGTTTCTCAATATATTCTGGGCATTCGTCCGGACTTCGACGGATTGGTAATAGACCCATGCATACCGTCTGAATGGAAAGAACTGAAAGTTCAAAGAAAATTTAGGAATGCCGTATATAACATTACGATTAAAAATCCTTCGGGGATCAATAAGGGCGTCAAGAAAATCACTCTGGACGGAAAGGAAATCCAGGGAAATAAATTGCCGGTTCTAAACGACGGAATCGAACACGAAGCGCTGGTCGTGCTGGAAAAGTGATTCGATTATTTCGGGGGAATGATTGCTTCATTCCCTCTTGGCATTTGTATCGGGGAATAAAAAAAGTCCGATTAGCTA comes from Melioribacter roseus P3M-2 and encodes:
- a CDS encoding alpha-N-arabinofuranosidase yields the protein MQRVIIFFLILFVSLNAQNKIVINADLGKYKIDKNIYGHFSEHLGRCIYDGFYVGDTNKIIPNTRGIRNDIVKALRKMKVPVLRWPGGCFADTYHWKDGIGPRSERPTIVNTWWGGVTEDNSFGTHEFMDLCEQLGAEPYISGNVGSGTVREMAEWVQYTNFDGRSPMSDLRKKNGREKPWNVKYWGIGNETWGCGGHMRPEYYADIYRAFATYLPGNSNVKLFRIASGAAGDDYNWTEVLLKNIPLNLIEGIGVHHYAVIDWNAKGSATDFTEEQYFKTMQQALRMEKIVKGHINIMDKYDPQNRVALAVDEWGGWYDVEPGTNPGFLYQQNTMRDALLAGATLNIFNNYCRRVKMANLAQTVNVLQAVVLTKEEKIILTPTYHVMEMYNVHHDATMLPVDVTSEKYTVDGKSLDAISCSASKDENGKIHISLVNIDINKKHNIVIDLRGTEVSKCTGRILTSEKVQDHNTFENPEKIKPAAFNGFKLNGNKLRIELPATSVVVLELE
- a CDS encoding MFS transporter — translated: MKLFLNKNLRIIYAITLISVMGVASVTPAFPDIARHFNLSGKEIGLLIVFFTLPGVIFTPILGILADRYGRNKVLVPSLLLFGLAGFACVFLAGFEYLLILRFFQGVGAASLGSLNVTLIGYLFEGSRRAEAMGYNASVLSVATSAYPFIGGLLASISWHYVFILPAFAIPVAMIVIIYLNNPEHSKSQTLKDYLANALKSIKSLNAIILFSVSLVTFILLYGSYLTYLPFLLNKTYKFNSAHIGIVMSVMSFTTAIVSSRLGKLSTTLSYKQIMTLSFIFYGIALLALSLGYTLWLLIISVIIYGVGQGLNLPTIQTLLSSITPFEYRAAFMSFNGMVLRTGQTIGPALMGIAFSLGGLRAVFYAGAFLAFMALIPISLIKIKQV
- a CDS encoding class I SAM-dependent rRNA methyltransferase codes for the protein MNSVILGKNEDRRIKKGHLWIFSNEIKSVEGSPENGELVRILDAKRNYLGTGFYNKNSLISVRFISKQKEVDLTQLFKSRILNAFAYRKKVYPNRESFRLIFSESDLIPGLIIDKYNNSYALQVYSAGIEKNINVIVDILKKELGAKNIFTKNEEYFRRLEGLPVEDYVYAGEMEKEIIDDGSIKYEIDFSDSHKTGFYFDQCDNRQYAGRFCNGFEALDCFCNSGGFGLHAAYNKCKSITFVDSSAREIERAEHNFKLNSFAAESSFIVDDVFDFLNKKIEEGKKYDVVIIDPPAFAKNKKNLPAAIKGYEKLNGLAMNVLKDGGVLFTSSCSYHLRDYEFINVINNAANKNGRYARIIYFNHASLDHPRLTSMEETVYLKFAGVILA
- a CDS encoding J domain-containing protein is translated as MNIRKLRETADFVFEQKRYDEAFYIYDAIYKNVWTAIGTTHSALSGFSQNYLNSSFKASYEFKNMFVPQAVESVCKKWFDMDTDQTLNELAFTTYGHLQCISYSPELSITIPSDEVYNEFLVLHTLVLEMGSDSWINSLLKIVTPVVENNKLIKLRPNLKIDKVKQNIIENSARIKDTDWYNVNLFMLDYLFNIGDNSSELFTSVNDIVGFYFRQRTHRKSSRKEERTYTQYEKYEKYEKYERFEKYERRTSSDTDDFDATKATDFEKAKYYGKLLGLSGKVTKSYIRKRYLDLISKYHPDRVSDLGDELKALAEKKTKQINAAYEWFKQKYKL
- a CDS encoding SLC13 family permease; this translates as MKKAFPGKQVTIILSIVFSVVVYLFLDLGAGNEKAEIVAAAALLMALLWITESIPLAATSLLPLVVFPLTGAVSAKSISQAYVNSTIFLFVGGFIIAVAMEKWKLHKRIAVNIIYLLGNSPGKIILGFMIASAFISMWISNTATAVMLLPIGLSVIKKVEEENQNKNVKNFSITLMLAIAYSCSIGGLATPIGTPPNLVFQRVFKINFPNYEQITFAGWMALVLPITIILLAFVWFLLNKIIYRTPSEINIDRQIIKKEKLELGKLKSGEKSVLFVFIATSLLWIFRSDINTGLFVIPGWSNLMPASDFIDDGTVAITTALLLFMIPVKNSNGGTGFVLESDAINKIPWDIVLLFGGGFALAYGFVDSGLSELIGKQFVSLKELNPFYLILSICLIVTFLTELTSNTATAQILLPILASLSLELNINPMLLMAPATFSASCAFMLPVATPPNAIVFGSRKLRIKKMALPGVIINFTGAAVITIIVMMNFL
- a CDS encoding GH36-type glycosyl hydrolase domain-containing protein produces the protein MKYGHFDDQKREYVITRPDTPLPWINYLGTEHYFGIISNTAGGYSFYQDARLRRLTRYRYNNIPMDSNGRYLYIKDGDTVWNPMWKPMRVPLDKYECRHGLGYTKITGEKNGLEVSALYFVPIGARNEVWHVEVKNNSNDKKNIRMWSFVEWCLWEAYDDMTNFQRNYSTGQVEIENGTIFHITEYRERRNHYGYFACSEKVSGYDSSRDAFVGLHYGLDAPRAVIEGECRNSTAYGWLPIGVHQIDIELKPGESKKINFILGYAENPPEEKYLPDGKIRKDEFFNVREKFLSSENVEKSFEELKSYWDKLLSVYHAETANEHVNRMVNVWNQYQCMVTFNMSRSASLYESGIGRGMGYRDSNQDVLGFVHMIPERARQRILDIASTQLSDGTCYHQYQPLTKKGNADIGGGFNDDPLWLILSTSAYIRETGDTTILDEKIGYADKPDSDATLMDHLHLSLNYTLNNRGPHGLPLIGHADWNDCLNLNCFSTTPGESFQLAGHIENDRIAESVMIAGLFCRACEEMAGILNFIGKKNEADDYKKKAAEMRDVIYKHGWDGEWFLRAYDSYGEKVGSKENKEGKIFIESQGWSILGGTGLENGHALKALDSVKEYLATPNGIILQQPAYSTYYPHLGEISSYPPGYKENAGIFTHNNTWIQIAETIVGRGDRAFEYYLSICPSKKEEQIDIYRSEPYVYSQMTAGKDAPTYGEAKNSWLTGTAAWSFVSVSQYILGIRPDFDGLVIDPCIPSEWKELKVQRKFRNAVYNITIKNPSGINKGVKKITLDGKEIQGNKLPVLNDGIEHEALVVLEK
- a CDS encoding DUF302 domain-containing protein; protein product: MAYFNSKVVNYSFEDAENKIKELLQKEGFGVLTEINVKDTLKKKLDVDFRNYKIFGACNPPLAYKALLMEENIGVLLPCNVILQEKHDGTVQVSAVNPMESMQAVKNSALSEVASEVSKKLERFLSSL